The following are encoded together in the Zingiber officinale cultivar Zhangliang chromosome 8A, Zo_v1.1, whole genome shotgun sequence genome:
- the LOC122008660 gene encoding AT-hook motif nuclear-localized protein 10-like, with the protein MQSVRLAYTADGTAIYKPVTSSSPAPPPQPPPTYQGGGGSPGAADAASASLATHSLNMNMGEPVKRKRGRPRKYGAAGLALTSLSMAGPLSPSGMANIAPLSSTDGVKKRGRPPGSSNKLKMNTLGPAGTSFTPHVITVMEGEDVSSKIMSFSQQGSRAVCVLSANGAVSNVTLRQLATSGGNVTYEGKFEILSLSGSFMLSENGGKQSQTGGLNISLAGPDGHILGGGVAGLLLAASPVQVVAGSFIPDRKKDSKQTNLGEPDSTSGKLVGGGMTGASSLLPHGALSESSGGPGSPLNQTVGACNNINPHGVSTIPWK; encoded by the exons ATGCAGAGCGTGCGGTTAGCCTACACGGCCGACGGCACGGCGATCTACAAGCCAGTGACCAGTTCATCTCCTGCTCCTCCTCCTCAACCTCCTCCTACTTATCAAGGTGGAGGAGGGAGCCCTGGAGCAGCTGATGCTGCTTCCGCATCTCTAGCAACACACAGCCTGAACATGAACATGGGAGAACCCGTCAAGAGGAAGCGCGGCCGGCCGAGGAAGTATGGAGCTGCCGGCCTTGCCTTGACCTCCTTATCAATGGCTGGCCCATTGTCTCCTTCTGGGATGGCCAACATAGCACCCTTGAGCTCAACCGATGGTGTGAAGAAACGTGGCCGGCCACCAGGTTCTAGCAATAAGCTGAAGATGAATACTCTCG GACCAGCAGGAACTTCATTTACTCCTCATGTTATTACAGTAATGGAAGGAGAG GATGTATCTTCGAAAATTATGTCATTTTCTCAGCAAGGATCGCGTGCCGTCTGCGTTCTTTCAGCCAACGGTGCTGTATCTAATGTAACTCTTCGCCAACTGGCAACTTCTGGGGGTAATGTAACTTACGAG GGTAAGTTTGAGATCTTGTCATTGTCGGGTTCGTTTATGCTGTCGGAAAATGGCGGGAAGCAGAGTCAAACAGGTGGATTGAACATCTCACTAGCTGGACCTGACGGGCACATTTTAGGTGGGGGAGTAGCAGGGCTTTTACTGGCAGCATCGCCGGTTCAG GTAGTTGCGGGGAGCTTCATACCGGACCGGAAAAAAGATTCGAAACAGACTAATCTTGGAGAACCTGATTCCACCTCAGGAAAACTTGTCGGCGGTGGGATGACCGGAGCAAGCAGCCTGCTGCCGCATGGTGCATTGAGTGAATCCTCCGGCGGCCCTGGGAGCCCACTCAACCAGACTGTTGGCGCTTGCAATAACATCAATCCACACGGTGTCTCGACCATACCTTGGAAATAA